A section of the Streptomyces sp. Je 1-369 genome encodes:
- a CDS encoding NUDIX hydrolase has translation MHKELRVAAYAVCVRDGQVLLARWVAGDGSKRWTLPGGGMDHGEDPYDTVIREADEETGYVVDPVALLGVDSLRRRYPRRLGAVADFHGLRIVYEGRVTGGALRHETDGSTDLAAWHPLDAVPDLDRVGLVDIGLELWRTRPADGHALFPER, from the coding sequence GTGCACAAAGAACTCCGGGTGGCGGCCTACGCCGTATGCGTACGCGACGGACAGGTGCTGCTCGCCCGCTGGGTCGCCGGCGACGGCAGCAAACGCTGGACGCTGCCCGGCGGTGGCATGGACCACGGCGAGGACCCCTACGACACGGTGATCCGCGAGGCCGACGAGGAGACCGGCTACGTCGTCGACCCCGTCGCCCTCCTCGGCGTCGACTCCCTGCGCCGCCGCTACCCGCGCAGGCTCGGCGCCGTCGCCGACTTCCACGGACTGCGGATCGTGTACGAGGGACGCGTCACCGGCGGCGCGCTGCGCCACGAGACAGACGGGTCCACCGACCTCGCCGCCTGGCACCCCCTGGACGCCGTGCCGGACCTCGACCGTGTCGGGCTCGTCGACATCGGCCTGGAGCTGTGGCGCACCCGCCCGGCCGACGGCCACGCACTCTTCCCCGAAAGGTGA